AAGGGCGACGACAGGGTGATGAGGTTGCCCAGCGCCTGCTCGTACTGGCCGATGCGGTAGTTGGCCCAGGACGACTCGAAGAGGGCCTCCAGCCACTGCGTGTTCCCGCGCTCCACCTTGTTCAAATAGAAGATGGAGAAGCGGTTCTGCTGCATGCCGTAGTGCGTACGGGCCAGCTGCATGAAGGCCAGCTCGCGCAGCGACTTGTCCAGCTTCGCCGCCTCGCCGGTGCGGCCCGCCATGGGACGGGTGAGGCGCACCACTTCCTTCATGGCCTCCACGGACGCGAGCACGTCCGTGTTGCCGCGCTTGCTGGCCGCGTCCTTGTTGCGCGTGCCGTTGCGGAAGAAGGCCAGGCCCTCCAGGTACTTCGCGCGCGGGTAGAACGCGTCCGTGCGCGGGATGGTCAGCGCCAGGCGCTTCACTTCTTCAAAGGACTTGTCCGCGTTCTCCGTCTGGCCCACCTGATCCAGCGCGCGGCCACGCACGAAGTGGTAGCGCGCCAGCAGGTAGCGGAACTCGTTGCGGAACTTCTCCGGGAACTCGTAGTTCGCGTACCGGGCGATCTCATCCAGGATGACCGTCTCGTTCTGCGTCTTGCGGCTGATGAAGAACAGCCACTCCAGGCTCGTCTTGAAGAACTTCGTGGACGGGCCCGCGGCGAGGATCTTGGAGAACTCGCCCAGCGACGAGTGGTACAGCCCCATGCGGTAGAGCGACTTGGCGAGCACGTAGCGCGCTTCCACGTGCAGGCCCTGGAGCTTGGGGTCCCCCAACAGCTCGTGGGAGGCCATCGCGGCCTTCTCGTACTCGTCGTTCTTGAACAGGCTGATGGCCGCGTCCAGGCGCTGGCGGTCCGCCGTCTTGCCGGACACGTCCACCGCGTCGAACGTCATGGTGGGCGCGGGCGGCTTGTCGTTGTCGCCCGTGAGGTCCAGGCCCAGGCCGGGGCTGCCCTGCGCGGCCGGCTTCGCGGGCGGCGTGGGCTTCGCGGCGGGCGCGGCGGGCATCGCCGAGGGCGCGGGCGTCGTCGTCACCGCGGCCGGAGGCGTGGCCGGGTTGCCCGCGGGCGCGGGCTCGCTGGTGGCGGTGGAGGACTCGTCCACCTCCTCGGCCGGAGCGGTCGCCTTGCCCTTGCCGCGCTTGGCGCTGGTCTTCTTCTTCGAGGAAGCCTTCGAAGAGGCCCCCTTCTTCTTCTTCTTCGACTGGCCCGCCAGGTCCAGCCCTTCAAAGGACTGGGCCAGCGTGGGGGCCGTGTACGCGAGCGTGAGCCCGAGGACGGCGAGGCGGAGGAACCGGTGGGTGCGCATGAGTCTCAGGAACCGGAGGGGAAGAAGAAGGACAGGCCCAGCTCGAACAGGATCTGGTTGCGGAGGTAGTTGGGCGTGGGATCCCGGCCCTTCTCCACGTAGATGATGTCGCGCAGCTCCGTGCGCAGCGTCATCCACCGGTTGAAGAAGAAGCGCAGACCGACGCCCACGTTGCCGCCGCCCGTGAGGTACGACTTGCTGCCCGCGACAGGCGTGCCGTCCGACAGCGACTCCGCCGGGCCCTTGTACTGGACGACGGTCGCGCCCACGACGCCGTACATGTCGAAGTGGACGAACTTCTCCGCCAGCAGCGACAGCTTGCCGTAGATGGGCGCCCACTGGACGTCCACGCCGCCCATGAGGGTCATCTGGCCGGGCGCGTACCCGTCCAGTTCCTCGCGGGTGGGCGCGCTGCAGCCTCGGGTGTCACCGCCCTCGCCCGGCGTGAAGGTGCACTTCTGCGCGGAGCCCGCCACGGAGTTCAGCGCGTAGCCGCCGCGCAGGCCCACGCCCAGGGTCTCCATGGGGAAGTAGGTGACGGTGCCGCCGAAGAGGTACTTCTTGAAGAACGCGTCGCGGATGGTGATGGACGCGGACGGGCTCACCTCGAAGCGGCCCTTCTTGAGGAACATGTGGCCGGACACCGGCCGGATGCGCTCGCGAAGGGGCCCCAGGGCGTCCTTGTCCACCTCGGACACGTCGCCGGCCTCCTCCTCCTGGGAGGTGGAGGGCGGGTTGGAGTTGGCGGCCGTCTTGGGGGCGGCAGCCGCCGGAGCCGGAGCGGGCGTGGCCGGAGCCGCCGGAGCGGCGGCGGCCGGAGCGGGCGCGGGGGCCTGGTCGGCGGCGGCGAGCGCGGGCACGCCCGCGCACAGGGTCAGGAGCAGACGGAAGGCGGGCTTCATTCGGACTCCCTCCCCGTCGACTTGAGGGGCAGGAAGATGGAGATGCCCGCGTTGAGGGTCATGACGTTCTGGAGGGCGCCCTTGCTGCTGCCCAGGGGCTGGTCCACGTAGGAGGTGTTGATGAGGGCCACGTTGACGGCCAGGTAGTCCTTGGTGACGAAGCGCATGCCCAGGCCCAGGTCGAAGGCCGGGTTGAGGCCGCGGTCCGGCAGCGCGGAGGTCTCCGTCCTCACCACGCCCATGCCACCCAGGAGGTAGCCGTCGAAGTGGAGGATGGAGTTGAGGAAGGACACCTTGCCGTAGAGCGGTGCCCACTCCAGGTCGCCCATGGCGGACCAGTTCGGCACGGAAGCGTAGATCTTGCTGTTGAAGGTGCGCTTCGCCGTGCTGACGTCATCCGACGGGATGACCTGGATGAGCGAGCCACGCGCCGAGATGGCCAGCGTGTCCGACAGGTACCAGGCCGCGCGCAGCGAGCCGCCGAACTTCGAATAGAACGGGTCGTTCACGGAGAGGCTCACGAACGGTGAGATCTCCAGGCGGTTCTTCTTCAGGTAGACCTTGCGCTGAACGCTCTTCACCCGGTCGTCCTGGGTGATGTCCGTGAGCGGCATCAGCGCCTCGACCGGGATTTCCTTCGCCGGGGTGGCGGCAGGCGGCGACGCGGGACGTGCTTCTTCGTCCGGCGGCGGCGCGGGGTTCTCTTCAGGTGGCTTGGCCTGGGCGTCCTCGGTCAGATCGAGGCCCATGCCTGGCTGGTTCTGGGCGGGGGCCAGCGCGGGCCACATCAGGCTCAGCGCAAGCAGCAGCGTGGGGCGGTTCAAGTCCGGGCGCTCCGTGGGGGGAGGGAACGTACTGCCACCGGAAGGCAGCATGACATCAGCCTCGCCATCCTATCGGCCGTATTCCCAACCATCAACCAGCAGAATGCGCCTGCCTCCTCTGTATTCCTCCCGTATCGCTTCACAATTCCACTGATCTCACGCCCCGCGGGTCAGGGGTTGGCGCGCGAAAGTGGTGTGCTACCGTTCGCGGGTTCCGGGCGCTGTCCTCCCCCTACGCGCCCTGATTCCATCCTTCCTAGAGGTCTCAAAGATGTTCGTGCGAACCGCGCTCTTCCTGTCCGCCGCCCTGATGCTGGGAGGCTGCGACGTCACCACCGAGCTGGGCAAGCCGTGCCAACTGGTGCGCAGGGCCACGGCCGAGGAGCAGGCGGCGCAGGGCCGCAAGTTCATGGAGATCCAGGAGAAGGACATCGCCGTGGATCAGGACTTCATCTCCTTTGGTTCGCTGGACTGCGAGGACCTCGTCTGCGTCCGCGACGACCTGAGCCCCCGCAGCGACAACCCGGAGGCGTTCGCCCTGGGCTACTGCAGCAAGGAGTGCGTGCAGGGCACCACGACGGGCTGCGAGATCACCCGCACCGTGGGCGACGTGGAGGAGGGCCTCAAGGAGCGCATGACGTGCCGTCCCCTGCTCCTGGACCAGGACACGCTGGACGCCATCAAGATCGCCGACGAGGGCTTCTACCGGCGCACCTTCGGCGAGAACAACTCGCCCTATTTCTGCGCGGGCGCCGTCTCTGCGTCCCAGGGCACCTGAACGGCGCACTGAACAGTCGCCTCGCGCGAAAGGGTTAGACCTTTTCGCGCCCCCCGTTCGTAAAGGCAGGGCCCGCGTTTCAAACGCCTCTGGAGCCCTGCCATGAATCGTACGGTCCTGTTCCTCGCCCTGGCTGGTGGCCTTGCCCTCACCGCGCTGGTGCTGGGCATGCCCCGCGGGGGCGGTCTCCCGCCCACGCCGCATGTCGTCGTGACGCCTCCCCCGCCCGTCACTCCGCCGGGGCCGCGTGCGTCCACGGGCAGCCTCCAGGTCACGAGCCGGCTGTCGCACCCGTACGTGCCGGTGGGCCCTTCGGAGACGTACGTGACGGTGGACCTCACCGGCGCGGAGGTGCCCGGGGCGAAGAGGAGCCCGGTGAACCTGGCGGTGGTCATCGACCGGTCCGGGTCCATGAGCGGCTACAAGCTCCAGCAGGCGAAGCAGGCCGCGCGGCACCTGGTGACGCTGCTGCGTGACGAGGACCGGCTGGCCATCGTGCACTACGGCAGCGACGTGAAGAGCCTGCCGTCCCTGCCGGCCACCGCGGGCAACCGCGAGCGGATGCTCCAGTTCATCGACGGCATCTGGGATGACGGCGGCACCAACATCAGCGCGGGCCTGTCCGTGGGCCGCACGCAGCTGGCGTCCGCCATGGGCGGGACGGCCACGGTGAACCGCCTCATCCTGATGAGCGACGGCCAGCCCACCGAGGGCGTTTCCGACGAGGAGGGGCTGAAGAACGTGGTGCGGGAGATCCGCGCCTCCGGCATCACGGTGAGCTCCATTGGCGTGGGCACGGACTTCAACGAGGACCTGATGCAGGCCTTCGCGGAGTACGGCGCCGGCGCGTATGGCTTCCTGGAGGACGCGAGCAAGCTGTCCACCCTCTTCCAGCGCGACCTGCAGCAGGCCACCACCGCGGTGGCGCGCAACGTGGAGCTGTCCTTCGAACTGCCCCCCGGCACGAGCTTGGGCGAGGTGCTGGGCTACCGCGCGCACCAGGCCGGCAACACCGTGCGCGTGGCGCTGCCGGACTTCTCCGCGGGCCAGGTGGAGCGCGTGGTCGCGCGCCTCCACGTGACGGGCACCGCTCCGGGCCAGTCCGTGCAGGTGGCGGGGCTGAAGGTCGCGTACACGGACCTGCTGGTGCAGAAGAACGTGGAGGACCAGTCCACGCTGGCCGCGGTGGCCACCCACGTTCAGGAGGAGATCGTCCAGCGCCAGGACAAGGAGGCCACGGTGTACGCGGCCCGGGCCCGCAGCGCGCAGAACCTCCAGAAGGCCGCGGAGGCCATGAGCCAGGGCAAGAAGGCCGAAGCGAAGGGCTACCTCTCCCAGAACCAGGCCCTCTTCGAGGAGGCGGGCGCGGTGGCGGGCGCGGCGGCGGTGGCGGCGGATCAGGCCGAGCAGAGCCGCGCGATGCAGGAATACGACGACGCGGATTCCTATGAGGCCCAGAAGGCCGCCGTGAAGAACAGCAAGGTGAAGGCGCTCAAGAGCTTCGGGCGCATGGGCTCGACGTACTGAGCGTTGGGCCCAGGGCGTGCGAGGGGGCATCGCCCGCCCCCCTGCCCGCCCGCCATCGCGACGTCGCATCTTCGCGGTTGACCTCCGGAATCGCGTGGCCCTATCTCCGCGTTCTTCCAGGCTTCACCCCCTGGAAGCAGGGCGCACTGGAGGCGCGGACAAGCATGGCGGCGAGCGCGAGCACCCCGTGGGTCGGGGTCATCATGGGCGGCAAGAGCGACCTGGAGCACCTGCAACCGGCGATCGACATCCTCGCCGAGCTGCGCATCCCGCACGAGGTGCGCGTCGTGTCCGCGCACCGCACGCCGGACTGGATGATGGAGTACGCGTCCAGCGCGGAAGGCCGCGGCCTGTCCGTCATCATCGCCGCGGCGGGCGGCGCGGCGCACCTGCCCGGCATGGTGTCCAGCAAGACGCTGCTGCCGGTGCTGGGCGTGCCCATGCCCACCACGGTGCTGTCCGGCTTCGACGCGCTGCTCTCCATCGTGCAGATGCCCAAGGGCGTCCCGGTGGGCACGCAGGCCATTGGCAAGCCGGGGGCCGCCAACGCGGCGCTGCACGCGGCGGCCATCCTGGCGCTGAAGTACCCGGAGCTGCGCGAGCGGCTGGCCGCCTGGCGCAAGGCCCGCACGGATGAAGTGCTGGCGCAGCGCGAGGTGGCGGGATGAGCGGCCCCATGGTGCTGCCGGGCGGGACGCTGGGCATCCTGGGTGGCGGCCAGCTGGGGCGCATGATGGCGCTCGCGGCGCGCACGCTGGGCTACCAGGTGCAGGCGTTGGATCCGGACTCGGCGTGCCCGTCCCGCTCCGTGGTGGACCGCTGCCTCACCGCGTCCTTCACCGACACGGCGGCGGCCGAGGACCTGGCGCGCCAGTGCGACGTGGTGACGCTGGAGATTGAGAAGGTCTCGCTGTCCACGCTCAACGCGGTGGCCCGGCACGCGCCCATGCGGCCCGGCGCCTCCGTGCTGGAGGTGGTGCAGCACCGCGGCCGCCAGAAGGCGTGGCTCGCGAAGGGCGGCTTCCCGCTGGGCCCCTGGCGCGAGGCGAACTCGGAGGCGGAGCTGTCCCAAGCCATCACCGCGCTGGGCGGCAAGTGCTTCATCAAGTCCAGCGAGGGCGGCTACGACGGGCGCGGCCAGTACGAGGTGAAGACGGCCTCCGAGGCGGGCGTCGCGTGGAAGGAGCTGGGCGAGCGCTCCGTGGTGGTGGAGGCCGCGCTGGACCTGAAGGCGGAGCTGTCCGTGCTGGTGGCGCGAGGCCCGGATGGGCAGCTCGCGGTGTATCCGCCCGCGTTCAACCATCACGAGGAGCGCATCCTCGCGTGGTCGCTGTTGCCGGGCCCGCTGCCCCAGGCCGTTCTGACGCAGGCGTCGCAGGTGGCGCGCGACATCACCGCGGGCCTGAAGGTGGAGGGGCTCCTGGTGGTGGAGATGTTCCTCCTGGGTGACGGGTCGCTGCTCGTCAACGAGGTGGCGCCCCGGCCGCACAACAGCTTCCACTCGACGGAAGTGGCGTGCCTGACGAGCCAGTTCGAGCAGGCCGTGCGCGCGGTGTGCAACCTGCCCCTGGGCTCCGTGGAGGTGGTGCGCCCCGCGGCCATCGTGAACCTGCTGGGCGACCTGTGGTTGCAGGAGGGCGGCCCCAGGTTCGCGCAGGCGCTGGCGCTGCCCGGCGTCCGGCTGCACCTGTACGGCAAGCGCGACGCGCGCAAGGGGCGCAAGATGGGCCACCTGTCCGCGGTGGGCTCCACGCCCGAGGACGCGCTCCAGCGCGTGAAGGCCGCCGCCACGGCCCTGGGGATGTAACGCACATGAAGACGAACGCCGCCCGGCTCCTGGACTCGCTCGGCATCGCGTACAGCTTGCGCGACTACGACGTGGATCCGGACGACCTGTCCGCGGAGACGGTGGCCGCCAAGGTGGGCATGCCCGCGGAGCAGGTCTTCAAGACGCTGGTGGCCAAGGGCGACCGCACCGGCGTGTTGATGGCGGTGGTGCCCGGCAACGCGGAGTTGGATTTGAAGGCCCTGGCGCGGCTGTCCGGCGACCGCAAGGTGGACACCGTCCCCCTCAAGGAGTTGCAGCCGCTCACCGGCTACATCCGGGGCGGCGTCACCGCGCTGGGGGGCAAGAAGGACTACCCCGTCTTCGTGGATGAGACGCTGGAGCTGTTCGACGAGGTCGCCGTGTCGGCCGGGGTGCGCGGGACGCAGATCGTCCTCGCCCCGGCGGACTACCTCCGCGTGACGAAGGGCAAGCCGGGACCCATTTCGCGTCCGAAGGCGTAGACCCTTTTCGCGAGCCGCGCGTTCGAAGGGACATTCCCGGCCCTTGGGGGCCGTTCCCGGGGTGTCCCGATGAATGCCGCCGTGTTGCAATTCCACCACCGCGAAGCCTTCGAGCACACCGTCACGCGCGCGCTGGCGGCAGGCGCCGGAGCGGGGCTGTTGCAGTGGGTCTCCTTGCGCGTGGGGATGCCGGTGCCGCTCACGTGGGTGGTGCCCGCGGCGGTGGTGCTGGCGTGCGCGCGAGGCGACCGGTGGGACCGGGGCCTGTTGAGTGGCCTGGGATTGCTGCTCGTGGCGCTGCCCTATGGGCTGGGCCTGTCGCCCGCGTGGACCGTGGCCACGAGTGGCGCGGCCGCGGGCGCGCTGCTGGTGCGCTCCCGCCTCAACGACCTGGGCGAGGAGGGGCAGGTCGCGGAGGCCCGCCCCACGCTCGTGCACTACGGCCTGGGCGCCGTGCTGGGCGCGGGGCTCACGCTGGCGGGCGGCGTGGTGGCGAACATCCTGTCGGCGCGGCTGGCGTCCGTGGCCACGCCCACGCTGCTGGCGGCGGCGGTGGTGGGTGGCATCGTGGGGCTCTTCGTCGGACTGGGCGCCATCGCCGCGCACCTGGGGCTGACGGCGGATCCGGTGGAGGCGCGCGCGGAGGAGCTGCTGCCCCAGCTCTCCGGTGACTTCCTCACGCTGTCCGAACGCGCGCTGTCCCTCTACCGTCAATGCGGCCAGTCCCTGGCGAAGCTGCCCCGGGAGCCCGCGCGCGAGGAGCTGGCCCGCACGCTGGCGCGCATCACCAAGGGCGCGGTGGAGCTGGCATCCGAGTGGGCCGGCGTGGAGGCGCAGCTGGAGGAGCGCGCCGCCGCGGAGTTGCAGGCGGAGCGCGAGAGCCTGGAGCGCAGCGCTCGCGCGAGCACGGACGTGGTGGCGCGCCGGCAGCTGGAGGCCGCGGCGGCGTCGCTGGCGGAAGAGGTGGAGCGGCTGGGAGACATGCGTCAGCGGCGCGAGCGCATCCTCGCGAGGCTGCGCGCGGAGGTGGCCCTGCTGGAGCGTGCGCGCGTGGCGCTCCTGTCCCTGCGCAGCGGTCAGGCCCAGCTGAAGGCGGCGGAGCTGGCCTCGCTGGCCCGCCGGTTCCGCGCCCTCTCGACCGCCCAGGGAGAAGAAGGCCAGGCGATGGACGCGGTCGCGGCCCAGGTGACGCTGACCCAGGTGGCGGCGGCGAGCGTGGCCCCGGTAACCCCGGTGGATCCGTCACCAGCAGAATCCGAGGGCGCCAAGGTGCCGGAAATCCAGCGGATTCAGGGGGAATAGGACCTGGGGAGGCTGACGGGGCCCGCCCGCCCCGGGCCCTGGGGGACGCCCGGGGCAAGCGTCCGTTTTCGATGGTGGCCCTGCCGAGTGGTCGGGGGGGACTGAAGCTTGCGCCAGAGCGCGGTACATTTCGGGAGCCATGAGCCTGCCCTCCCCCAGCAAGCCCGCACCACCACCGCCCTGGCTCTGGAACGGTGACGAGCCGAGGGTCGCCACCGTCTTCCAGCCCATCGTCGATCTGCTCAGCGGCGAAGTCCTCGGCCACGAGGTGCTGTCGCGAGGCCTGGGCCCGGTGGAGTCCCCCAACGAATTGTTCAACCGCGCGCGGGTGGAGGGCTTCACCTACGAGTTGGAGCGCGCGTGCTGGACCGCGGCGGTGCGCCGCATCGCCACGCTGCCGGAGGCGCAGCGGCGCGGTCCGTTCTTCTTCAACGTCAGTCCGGACGTGCTGAGCGACGAGCGCTTTGGCGGCGCGTCCACGCTGGAGCTGCTACGTCAGCACGGCCTGAGTCCCCAGCAGCTGGTGCTCGAAATCACCGAGCGCAGCACGTTCGAGGACACGGAGCAGCTGCGCATGCTCGCGCGGCGGTACGCGGAGCAGGGCTTCGGCATCGCGCTGGATGACTTTGGCGCGGGACACTCGGGCCTGGTGACGCTGGTGCACAGCGCGCCGGACTTCATCAAGTTGGATCAAGCGCTGGTGCGGGACATCCACCTGCACACGTACCGGCAGCACCTGGTGAAGTCGCTGGTGGCGTTCGCGCAGC
This DNA window, taken from Corallococcus coralloides DSM 2259, encodes the following:
- the gltC gene encoding adventurous gliding motility protein GltC, translating into MRTHRFLRLAVLGLTLAYTAPTLAQSFEGLDLAGQSKKKKKGASSKASSKKKTSAKRGKGKATAPAEEVDESSTATSEPAPAGNPATPPAAVTTTPAPSAMPAAPAAKPTPPAKPAAQGSPGLGLDLTGDNDKPPAPTMTFDAVDVSGKTADRQRLDAAISLFKNDEYEKAAMASHELLGDPKLQGLHVEARYVLAKSLYRMGLYHSSLGEFSKILAAGPSTKFFKTSLEWLFFISRKTQNETVILDEIARYANYEFPEKFRNEFRYLLARYHFVRGRALDQVGQTENADKSFEEVKRLALTIPRTDAFYPRAKYLEGLAFFRNGTRNKDAASKRGNTDVLASVEAMKEVVRLTRPMAGRTGEAAKLDKSLRELAFMQLARTHYGMQQNRFSIFYLNKVERGNTQWLEALFESSWANYRIGQYEQALGNLITLSSPFFREEYFPEALILKAVIYYENCRYRESNLILQDFERTYLPVHDELDGLVKKNMEASEYYTVLADVQKKNKDGLEKNGTDVILERILRLALTDQDLKKTNDSILELEGEMDLFSNKGDTFKYSELTKQLLEELKVQRTSLISKAGIMAKGKLESELGALKLLLANGLRIKFETTTKEKEFLEEQLKAGGRTAIVKKYKFSVAVADDQLYWPYEGEYWRDELGTYQYTMTKGCIERDTANRQMQSAEAM
- a CDS encoding outer membrane beta-barrel domain-containing protein, whose product is MKPAFRLLLTLCAGVPALAAADQAPAPAPAAAAPAAPATPAPAPAAAAPKTAANSNPPSTSQEEEAGDVSEVDKDALGPLRERIRPVSGHMFLKKGRFEVSPSASITIRDAFFKKYLFGGTVTYFPMETLGVGLRGGYALNSVAGSAQKCTFTPGEGGDTRGCSAPTREELDGYAPGQMTLMGGVDVQWAPIYGKLSLLAEKFVHFDMYGVVGATVVQYKGPAESLSDGTPVAGSKSYLTGGGNVGVGLRFFFNRWMTLRTELRDIIYVEKGRDPTPNYLRNQILFELGLSFFFPSGS
- a CDS encoding outer membrane beta-barrel domain-containing protein, with translation MNRPTLLLALSLMWPALAPAQNQPGMGLDLTEDAQAKPPEENPAPPPDEEARPASPPAATPAKEIPVEALMPLTDITQDDRVKSVQRKVYLKKNRLEISPFVSLSVNDPFYSKFGGSLRAAWYLSDTLAISARGSLIQVIPSDDVSTAKRTFNSKIYASVPNWSAMGDLEWAPLYGKVSFLNSILHFDGYLLGGMGVVRTETSALPDRGLNPAFDLGLGMRFVTKDYLAVNVALINTSYVDQPLGSSKGALQNVMTLNAGISIFLPLKSTGRESE
- the cglC gene encoding adventurous gliding motility lipoprotein CglC; its protein translation is MFVRTALFLSAALMLGGCDVTTELGKPCQLVRRATAEEQAAQGRKFMEIQEKDIAVDQDFISFGSLDCEDLVCVRDDLSPRSDNPEAFALGYCSKECVQGTTTGCEITRTVGDVEEGLKERMTCRPLLLDQDTLDAIKIADEGFYRRTFGENNSPYFCAGAVSASQGT
- a CDS encoding vWA domain-containing protein, with protein sequence MNRTVLFLALAGGLALTALVLGMPRGGGLPPTPHVVVTPPPPVTPPGPRASTGSLQVTSRLSHPYVPVGPSETYVTVDLTGAEVPGAKRSPVNLAVVIDRSGSMSGYKLQQAKQAARHLVTLLRDEDRLAIVHYGSDVKSLPSLPATAGNRERMLQFIDGIWDDGGTNISAGLSVGRTQLASAMGGTATVNRLILMSDGQPTEGVSDEEGLKNVVREIRASGITVSSIGVGTDFNEDLMQAFAEYGAGAYGFLEDASKLSTLFQRDLQQATTAVARNVELSFELPPGTSLGEVLGYRAHQAGNTVRVALPDFSAGQVERVVARLHVTGTAPGQSVQVAGLKVAYTDLLVQKNVEDQSTLAAVATHVQEEIVQRQDKEATVYAARARSAQNLQKAAEAMSQGKKAEAKGYLSQNQALFEEAGAVAGAAAVAADQAEQSRAMQEYDDADSYEAQKAAVKNSKVKALKSFGRMGSTY
- the purE gene encoding 5-(carboxyamino)imidazole ribonucleotide mutase, producing MAASASTPWVGVIMGGKSDLEHLQPAIDILAELRIPHEVRVVSAHRTPDWMMEYASSAEGRGLSVIIAAAGGAAHLPGMVSSKTLLPVLGVPMPTTVLSGFDALLSIVQMPKGVPVGTQAIGKPGAANAALHAAAILALKYPELRERLAAWRKARTDEVLAQREVAG
- the purK gene encoding 5-(carboxyamino)imidazole ribonucleotide synthase, which encodes MSGPMVLPGGTLGILGGGQLGRMMALAARTLGYQVQALDPDSACPSRSVVDRCLTASFTDTAAAEDLARQCDVVTLEIEKVSLSTLNAVARHAPMRPGASVLEVVQHRGRQKAWLAKGGFPLGPWREANSEAELSQAITALGGKCFIKSSEGGYDGRGQYEVKTASEAGVAWKELGERSVVVEAALDLKAELSVLVARGPDGQLAVYPPAFNHHEERILAWSLLPGPLPQAVLTQASQVARDITAGLKVEGLLVVEMFLLGDGSLLVNEVAPRPHNSFHSTEVACLTSQFEQAVRAVCNLPLGSVEVVRPAAIVNLLGDLWLQEGGPRFAQALALPGVRLHLYGKRDARKGRKMGHLSAVGSTPEDALQRVKAAATALGM
- the ybaK gene encoding Cys-tRNA(Pro) deacylase; translated protein: MKTNAARLLDSLGIAYSLRDYDVDPDDLSAETVAAKVGMPAEQVFKTLVAKGDRTGVLMAVVPGNAELDLKALARLSGDRKVDTVPLKELQPLTGYIRGGVTALGGKKDYPVFVDETLELFDEVAVSAGVRGTQIVLAPADYLRVTKGKPGPISRPKA